A stretch of Dyella sp. BiH032 DNA encodes these proteins:
- the rpe gene encoding ribulose-phosphate 3-epimerase has translation MKQPNVIAPSILSADFARLGEDTAKALAAGADWVHFDVMDNHYVPNLTIGPMVLKALRDYGVTAPIDVHLMVKPVDRIVPDFAKAGASVISFHPEASEHVDRTIGLIKDAGCQAGLVFNPATPLNWLDHVLDKLDLVLIMSVNPGFGGQKFIPHALEKLREVRRRIDESGRTIRLEIDGGVTADNIGAIGAAGADTFVAGSAIFNAPDYGAVIQAMHAQLAK, from the coding sequence ATGAAACAACCCAACGTCATCGCCCCTTCGATTCTTTCCGCCGACTTCGCCCGCCTCGGCGAAGACACCGCCAAGGCCCTGGCCGCCGGCGCGGACTGGGTGCATTTCGACGTGATGGACAACCATTACGTGCCCAACCTGACCATCGGGCCGATGGTGCTCAAGGCGCTGCGCGATTACGGCGTCACGGCGCCGATCGACGTGCATCTGATGGTCAAGCCGGTGGACCGCATCGTGCCGGACTTCGCCAAGGCGGGCGCGAGCGTGATCAGCTTCCACCCCGAAGCGAGCGAGCACGTGGATCGCACCATCGGCCTGATCAAGGACGCCGGCTGCCAGGCCGGCCTGGTGTTCAACCCGGCCACGCCGCTGAATTGGCTGGACCATGTGCTGGACAAGCTCGACCTGGTGCTGATCATGTCCGTCAACCCGGGCTTCGGCGGGCAGAAGTTCATCCCGCACGCGCTGGAGAAGCTGCGCGAGGTGCGCCGGCGCATCGACGAGAGCGGCCGGACGATCCGGCTGGAGATCGACGGCGGCGTCACCGCCGACAACATCGGCGCGATCGGCGCCGCGGGCGCGGACACCTTCGTGGCGGGCTCGGCCATCTTCAATGCGCCGGACTACGGTGCGGTGATCCAGGCGATGCACGCCCAGCTCGCCAAGTAA
- the pdsR gene encoding proteobacterial dedicated sortase system response regulator, with the protein MGRSIAIVEDEPLIRANYVEALNRFGYDTRGYGSRQEASSAFAMRLPELVIIDIGLGDEPEGGFDLCRELRAKSATLPIIFLTARDSDFDVISGLRLGADDYLSKDTSLHQLAARIAALFRRIESMKAPASSETVIEHGPLKLESERMRITWNDEEIPLTVTEFWMVHTLVRFPGHVKNRDQLMREAELVVDDATITSHIKRIRKKFIAVAPDFDAIETVHGVGYRWRP; encoded by the coding sequence ATGGGCCGCAGCATCGCCATCGTCGAAGACGAACCGTTGATCCGCGCCAACTACGTCGAGGCGCTCAACCGCTTCGGCTACGACACGCGCGGCTATGGCTCGCGCCAGGAGGCCTCGAGCGCATTCGCCATGCGCCTGCCCGAGCTGGTGATCATCGACATCGGCCTGGGCGACGAGCCGGAAGGCGGCTTCGACTTGTGCCGCGAGCTGCGCGCCAAGTCGGCGACGCTGCCGATCATCTTCCTTACCGCGCGCGATTCCGACTTCGACGTGATCTCCGGCCTGCGCCTGGGCGCGGACGATTACCTCAGCAAGGACACCAGCCTGCACCAGCTGGCGGCGCGCATCGCGGCGCTGTTCCGCCGCATCGAATCGATGAAGGCGCCGGCCTCCAGCGAGACGGTGATCGAGCACGGCCCGCTCAAGCTCGAATCCGAGCGCATGCGGATCACCTGGAACGATGAGGAAATCCCGCTCACCGTCACCGAATTCTGGATGGTCCACACCCTGGTGCGCTTCCCCGGCCACGTGAAGAACCGCGACCAGCTGATGCGCGAAGCCGAGCTGGTGGTGGATGACGCCACGATCACCTCGCACATCAAGCGCATCCGCAAGAAGTTCATCGCCGTGGCGCCGGACTTCGACGCGATCGAGACGGTGCACGGCGTGGGTTACCGCTGGCGTCCCTGA